The Polyodon spathula isolate WHYD16114869_AA chromosome 13, ASM1765450v1, whole genome shotgun sequence genome includes a region encoding these proteins:
- the cbfa2t3 gene encoding protein CBFA2T3 isoform X8: MPDSPADVKAQPRSTPPTMPPPPPSVTQAANRNTSFTPTTMLNGSSHSPTALNGGPSTPNGFSNGPAMSSTASLSNQQLPPACGARQLCKLKRFLTTLQQFGNDISPEIGERVRSLVLGLVNSTLTIEEFHSKLQEATNFPLRPFVIPFLKANLPLLQRELLHCARLAKQTPAQYLAQHEQLLLDANASSPLDSSEILLEINEHGKRRTPDRTKENGVERDPLHLEHLPKRPCTVSPSQRYSPSNGAPSHPPPNGLPPHPPNGLPHPTPPPPQHYRLEDMALAHQYRDAYRHTEHRDARERHQRGALHGARQEEVIDHRLTDREWAEEWKHLDNVRVAGLLNCIMDMVEKTRRSLTVLRRCQEADREEMNHWIRRYSDAEEMKKGVSSGQRPPPPPPAPHNSSSSSVSNTNTSSNISEAQPLEIHRDFLHRPPSGYMPEEIWRKAGTASIPLSPAIKKLQSKQEEAVNEVKRQAMSELQKAVSDAERKAHEMISAERSKMERALAEAKRQASEDALTVINQQEDSSELLELRAKGKRDMQRLQHSALLRLVLPAQGLGEAPPHVWAGPAGPAREQQCSSGDPLHLYAPHSFRGDPLCPSFSDRERPGKWGELQQHGRQPQGSQLQQRLTSHHPCHPSPARQRLPLTLASTTTTRIALLLPQLLSKRD; the protein is encoded by the exons ATGCCAGATTCACCTGCTGATGTCAAAGCCCAGCCCAGATCAACTCCACCCACTATGCCACCACCTCCCCCCTCCGTTACCCAGGCAGCCAATCGTAACACTTCCTTCACGCCCACTACAA TGTTGAACGGGAGTAGCCACTCCCCCACAGCCCTCAACGGCGGCCCCTCCACTCCGAACGGCTTCAGCAACGGGCCGGCCATGTCGTCGACGGCCTCCCTGTCCAATCAGCAGCTCCCTCCAGCCTGCGGCGCCCGGCAGCTCTGCAAACTGAAGCGCTTCCTCACCACGCTGCAGCAGTTCGGCAACGACATCTCCCCCGAGATCGGAGAGCGCGTCCGCAGCCTGGTGCTGGGCCTAGTG AATTCGACCCTGACTATTGAAGAGTTTCACTCAAAGCTCCAGGAGGCGACCAATTTCCCTCTAAGGCCCTTCGTCATCCCCTTCCTCAAG gcTAACCTGCCCCTGCTGCAGCGTGAGCTGCTGCACTGTGCCCGGCTGGCAAAGCAGACGCCCGCCCAGTACCTGGCTCAACACGAGCAGCTGCTGCTGGACGCCAACGCCAGCTCTCCCCTCGATTCCTCCGAAATCCTGCTGGAGATTAACGAGCACGGCAAGAGGAGGACGCCTGACAG GACCAAAGAGAACGGGGTGGAGCGGGACCCCCTGCACTTGGAGCACCTCCCGAAGAGACCGTGCACAGTGAGCCCCAGCCAGCGCTACAGCCCCAGCAACGGCGCCCCCTCGCACCCCCCTCCGAATGGCCTGCCTCCTCATCCCCCAAATGGGCTGCCacaccccacccctcccccaccccagCACTACCGGCTGGAGGACATGGCCCTTGCGCATCAGTACCGCGATGCGTACCGTCACACCGAACACCGAGACGCCCGCGAGAGACACCAGAGAGGTG CACTGCATGGTGCCCGGCAGGAGGAGGTCATTGATCACCGCTTGACGGATCGCGAGTGGGCAGAGGAGTGGAAGCACCTCGATAATGTACGTGTCGCTGGG CTACTCAACTGCATCATGGACATGGTAGAGAAGACACGGCGGTCCTTGACGGTGCTGCGCCGCTGCCAGGAGGCAGACCGCGAGGAGATGAACCACTGGATCCGCCGCTACAGCGACGCAGAAGAAATGAAAAAAGGTGTGAGCTCCGGCCAgcgccctcctcctcctcctcctgctcctcacaactcctcctcttcctccgtCTCCAACACCAACACTTCCTCTAACATCTCTGAGGCGCAGCCGCTAG AAATTCACCGGGATTTTTTGCACAGACCTCCCTCAGGATACATGCCGGAGGAGATCTGGAGGAAGGCTG GTACTGCAAGTATCCCGCTTTCGCCAGCAATAAAAAAACTGCAGAGCAAGCAGG AAGAAGCAGTGAACGAGGTGAAGCGGCAGGCGATGTCGGAGCTGCAGAAGGCCGTGTCGGATGCTGAGCGCAAAGCCCACGAGATGATCTCAGCCGAGAGGTCCAAGATGGAGCGTGCGCTGGCCGAGGCCAAGAGGCAGGCCTCCGAGGACGCACTGACCGTCATCAACCAGCAGGAGGACTCCAGCGAG CTGTTGGAACTGCGGGCGAAAGGCAAGCGAGACATGCAGCGGCTGCAACACAGCGCGTTACTGCGGCTCGTTCTGCCAGCACAAGGACTGGGAGAAGCACCACCACATGTGTGGGCAGGGCCTGCAGGGCCTGCCAGGGAGCAGCAGTGTTCCTCTGGGGACCCACTCCACCTCTATGCCCCCCACTCATTCCGAGGGGATCCCCTCTGCCCCTCCTTCAGTGACAGGGAGCGCCCAGGCAAGTGGGGGGAGCTGCAGCAGCACGGCAGGCAGCCCCAAGGAAGCCAGCTCCAGCAACGTCTCACGAGCCACCACCCCTGCCACCCCAGCCCTGCTCGACAGCGCCTCCCGTTGACCCTTGcaagcaccaccaccaccagaaTCGCACTGCTGCTACCACAACTGCTTTCCAAAAGAGACTGA
- the cbfa2t3 gene encoding protein CBFA2T3 isoform X1 — MPKLATEAHLKGNRRRQTGKASRSTEPVVNGILTEHYSEHCATMLEKRSLHPVSTSHPSFRSSREISSGSRELKVGTMPDSPADVKAQPRSTPPTMPPPPPSVTQAANRNTSFTPTTMLNGSSHSPTALNGGPSTPNGFSNGPAMSSTASLSNQQLPPACGARQLCKLKRFLTTLQQFGNDISPEIGERVRSLVLGLVNSTLTIEEFHSKLQEATNFPLRPFVIPFLKANLPLLQRELLHCARLAKQTPAQYLAQHEQLLLDANASSPLDSSEILLEINEHGKRRTPDRTKENGVERDPLHLEHLPKRPCTVSPSQRYSPSNGAPSHPPPNGLPPHPPNGLPHPTPPPPQHYRLEDMALAHQYRDAYRHTEHRDARERHQRGALHGARQEEVIDHRLTDREWAEEWKHLDNVRVAGLLNCIMDMVEKTRRSLTVLRRCQEADREEMNHWIRRYSDAEEMKKGVSSGQRPPPPPPAPHNSSSSSVSNTNTSSNISEAQPLEIHRDFLHRPPSGYMPEEIWRKAGTASIPLSPAIKKLQSKQEEAVNEVKRQAMSELQKAVSDAERKAHEMISAERSKMERALAEAKRQASEDALTVINQQEDSSELLELRAKGKRDMQRLQHSALLRLVLPAQGLGEAPPHVWAGPAGPAREQQCSSGDPLHLYAPHSFRGDPLCPSFSDRERPGKWGELQQHGRQPQGSQLQQRLTSHHPCHPSPARQRLPLTLASTTTTRIALLLPQLLSKRD; from the exons ATGCCCAAGCTGGCTACAGAAGCTCACCTCAAGGGGAACAGGAGGAGACAAACTGGAAAGGCCTCACGCAGCACCGAGCCTGTTGTTAACGGGATCCTAACGGAACACTATTCGGAACACTGTGCAACCATGCTGGAAAAACGGTCCCTGCATCCAGTCTCCACTTCCCATCCCAGCTTCCGGAGTTCAAGGGAAATTTCTTCAG GTAGCAGAGAACTGAAGGTTGGAACAATGCCAGATTCACCTGCTGATGTCAAAGCCCAGCCCAGATCAACTCCACCCACTATGCCACCACCTCCCCCCTCCGTTACCCAGGCAGCCAATCGTAACACTTCCTTCACGCCCACTACAA TGTTGAACGGGAGTAGCCACTCCCCCACAGCCCTCAACGGCGGCCCCTCCACTCCGAACGGCTTCAGCAACGGGCCGGCCATGTCGTCGACGGCCTCCCTGTCCAATCAGCAGCTCCCTCCAGCCTGCGGCGCCCGGCAGCTCTGCAAACTGAAGCGCTTCCTCACCACGCTGCAGCAGTTCGGCAACGACATCTCCCCCGAGATCGGAGAGCGCGTCCGCAGCCTGGTGCTGGGCCTAGTG AATTCGACCCTGACTATTGAAGAGTTTCACTCAAAGCTCCAGGAGGCGACCAATTTCCCTCTAAGGCCCTTCGTCATCCCCTTCCTCAAG gcTAACCTGCCCCTGCTGCAGCGTGAGCTGCTGCACTGTGCCCGGCTGGCAAAGCAGACGCCCGCCCAGTACCTGGCTCAACACGAGCAGCTGCTGCTGGACGCCAACGCCAGCTCTCCCCTCGATTCCTCCGAAATCCTGCTGGAGATTAACGAGCACGGCAAGAGGAGGACGCCTGACAG GACCAAAGAGAACGGGGTGGAGCGGGACCCCCTGCACTTGGAGCACCTCCCGAAGAGACCGTGCACAGTGAGCCCCAGCCAGCGCTACAGCCCCAGCAACGGCGCCCCCTCGCACCCCCCTCCGAATGGCCTGCCTCCTCATCCCCCAAATGGGCTGCCacaccccacccctcccccaccccagCACTACCGGCTGGAGGACATGGCCCTTGCGCATCAGTACCGCGATGCGTACCGTCACACCGAACACCGAGACGCCCGCGAGAGACACCAGAGAGGTG CACTGCATGGTGCCCGGCAGGAGGAGGTCATTGATCACCGCTTGACGGATCGCGAGTGGGCAGAGGAGTGGAAGCACCTCGATAATGTACGTGTCGCTGGG CTACTCAACTGCATCATGGACATGGTAGAGAAGACACGGCGGTCCTTGACGGTGCTGCGCCGCTGCCAGGAGGCAGACCGCGAGGAGATGAACCACTGGATCCGCCGCTACAGCGACGCAGAAGAAATGAAAAAAGGTGTGAGCTCCGGCCAgcgccctcctcctcctcctcctgctcctcacaactcctcctcttcctccgtCTCCAACACCAACACTTCCTCTAACATCTCTGAGGCGCAGCCGCTAG AAATTCACCGGGATTTTTTGCACAGACCTCCCTCAGGATACATGCCGGAGGAGATCTGGAGGAAGGCTG GTACTGCAAGTATCCCGCTTTCGCCAGCAATAAAAAAACTGCAGAGCAAGCAGG AAGAAGCAGTGAACGAGGTGAAGCGGCAGGCGATGTCGGAGCTGCAGAAGGCCGTGTCGGATGCTGAGCGCAAAGCCCACGAGATGATCTCAGCCGAGAGGTCCAAGATGGAGCGTGCGCTGGCCGAGGCCAAGAGGCAGGCCTCCGAGGACGCACTGACCGTCATCAACCAGCAGGAGGACTCCAGCGAG CTGTTGGAACTGCGGGCGAAAGGCAAGCGAGACATGCAGCGGCTGCAACACAGCGCGTTACTGCGGCTCGTTCTGCCAGCACAAGGACTGGGAGAAGCACCACCACATGTGTGGGCAGGGCCTGCAGGGCCTGCCAGGGAGCAGCAGTGTTCCTCTGGGGACCCACTCCACCTCTATGCCCCCCACTCATTCCGAGGGGATCCCCTCTGCCCCTCCTTCAGTGACAGGGAGCGCCCAGGCAAGTGGGGGGAGCTGCAGCAGCACGGCAGGCAGCCCCAAGGAAGCCAGCTCCAGCAACGTCTCACGAGCCACCACCCCTGCCACCCCAGCCCTGCTCGACAGCGCCTCCCGTTGACCCTTGcaagcaccaccaccaccagaaTCGCACTGCTGCTACCACAACTGCTTTCCAAAAGAGACTGA
- the cbfa2t3 gene encoding protein CBFA2T3 isoform X7 has protein sequence MAVGSVMKPESQHRLRFGGMPKLATEAHLKGNRRRQTGKASRSTEPVVNGILTEHYSEHCATMLEKRSLHPVSTSHPSFRSSREISSGSRELKVGTMPDSPADVKAQPRSTPPTMPPPPPSVTQAANRNTSFTPTTMLNGSSHSPTALNGGPSTPNGFSNGPAMSSTASLSNQQLPPACGARQLCKLKRFLTTLQQFGNDISPEIGERVRSLVLGLVNSTLTIEEFHSKLQEATNFPLRPFVIPFLKANLPLLQRELLHCARLAKQTPAQYLAQHEQLLLDANASSPLDSSEILLEINEHGKRRTPDRTKENGVERDPLHLEHLPKRPCTVSPSQRYSPSNGAPSHPPPNGLPPHPPNGLPHPTPPPPQHYRLEDMALAHQYRDAYRHTEHRDARERHQRGALHGARQEEVIDHRLTDREWAEEWKHLDNLLNCIMDMVEKTRRSLTVLRRCQEADREEMNHWIRRYSDAEEMKKGVSSGQRPPPPPPAPHNSSSSSVSNTNTSSNISEAQPLEIHRDFLHRPPSGYMPEEIWRKAEEAVNEVKRQAMSELQKAVSDAERKAHEMISAERSKMERALAEAKRQASEDALTVINQQEDSSESCWNCGRKASETCSGCNTARYCGSFCQHKDWEKHHHMCGQGLQGLPGSSSVPLGTHSTSMPPTHSEGIPSAPPSVTGSAQASGGSCSSTAGSPKEASSSNVSRATTPATPALLDSASR, from the exons ATGGCTGTTGGGAGTGTGATGAAACCAGAGTCACAACACAG ACTCAGGTTCGGGGGAATGCCCAAGCTGGCTACAGAAGCTCACCTCAAGGGGAACAGGAGGAGACAAACTGGAAAGGCCTCACGCAGCACCGAGCCTGTTGTTAACGGGATCCTAACGGAACACTATTCGGAACACTGTGCAACCATGCTGGAAAAACGGTCCCTGCATCCAGTCTCCACTTCCCATCCCAGCTTCCGGAGTTCAAGGGAAATTTCTTCAG GTAGCAGAGAACTGAAGGTTGGAACAATGCCAGATTCACCTGCTGATGTCAAAGCCCAGCCCAGATCAACTCCACCCACTATGCCACCACCTCCCCCCTCCGTTACCCAGGCAGCCAATCGTAACACTTCCTTCACGCCCACTACAA TGTTGAACGGGAGTAGCCACTCCCCCACAGCCCTCAACGGCGGCCCCTCCACTCCGAACGGCTTCAGCAACGGGCCGGCCATGTCGTCGACGGCCTCCCTGTCCAATCAGCAGCTCCCTCCAGCCTGCGGCGCCCGGCAGCTCTGCAAACTGAAGCGCTTCCTCACCACGCTGCAGCAGTTCGGCAACGACATCTCCCCCGAGATCGGAGAGCGCGTCCGCAGCCTGGTGCTGGGCCTAGTG AATTCGACCCTGACTATTGAAGAGTTTCACTCAAAGCTCCAGGAGGCGACCAATTTCCCTCTAAGGCCCTTCGTCATCCCCTTCCTCAAG gcTAACCTGCCCCTGCTGCAGCGTGAGCTGCTGCACTGTGCCCGGCTGGCAAAGCAGACGCCCGCCCAGTACCTGGCTCAACACGAGCAGCTGCTGCTGGACGCCAACGCCAGCTCTCCCCTCGATTCCTCCGAAATCCTGCTGGAGATTAACGAGCACGGCAAGAGGAGGACGCCTGACAG GACCAAAGAGAACGGGGTGGAGCGGGACCCCCTGCACTTGGAGCACCTCCCGAAGAGACCGTGCACAGTGAGCCCCAGCCAGCGCTACAGCCCCAGCAACGGCGCCCCCTCGCACCCCCCTCCGAATGGCCTGCCTCCTCATCCCCCAAATGGGCTGCCacaccccacccctcccccaccccagCACTACCGGCTGGAGGACATGGCCCTTGCGCATCAGTACCGCGATGCGTACCGTCACACCGAACACCGAGACGCCCGCGAGAGACACCAGAGAGGTG CACTGCATGGTGCCCGGCAGGAGGAGGTCATTGATCACCGCTTGACGGATCGCGAGTGGGCAGAGGAGTGGAAGCACCTCGATAAT CTACTCAACTGCATCATGGACATGGTAGAGAAGACACGGCGGTCCTTGACGGTGCTGCGCCGCTGCCAGGAGGCAGACCGCGAGGAGATGAACCACTGGATCCGCCGCTACAGCGACGCAGAAGAAATGAAAAAAGGTGTGAGCTCCGGCCAgcgccctcctcctcctcctcctgctcctcacaactcctcctcttcctccgtCTCCAACACCAACACTTCCTCTAACATCTCTGAGGCGCAGCCGCTAG AAATTCACCGGGATTTTTTGCACAGACCTCCCTCAGGATACATGCCGGAGGAGATCTGGAGGAAGGCTG AAGAAGCAGTGAACGAGGTGAAGCGGCAGGCGATGTCGGAGCTGCAGAAGGCCGTGTCGGATGCTGAGCGCAAAGCCCACGAGATGATCTCAGCCGAGAGGTCCAAGATGGAGCGTGCGCTGGCCGAGGCCAAGAGGCAGGCCTCCGAGGACGCACTGACCGTCATCAACCAGCAGGAGGACTCCAGCGAG AGCTGTTGGAACTGCGGGCGAAAGGCAAGCGAGACATGCAGCGGCTGCAACACAGCGCGTTACTGCGGCTCGTTCTGCCAGCACAAGGACTGGGAGAAGCACCACCACATGTGTGGGCAGGGCCTGCAGGGCCTGCCAGGGAGCAGCAGTGTTCCTCTGGGGACCCACTCCACCTCTATGCCCCCCACTCATTCCGAGGGGATCCCCTCTGCCCCTCCTTCAGTGACAGGGAGCGCCCAGGCAAGTGGGGGGAGCTGCAGCAGCACGGCAGGCAGCCCCAAGGAAGCCAGCTCCAGCAACGTCTCACGAGCCACCACCCCTGCCACCCCAGCCCTGCTCGACAGCGCCTCCCGTTGA